The Mustelus asterias unplaced genomic scaffold, sMusAst1.hap1.1 HAP1_SCAFFOLD_3647, whole genome shotgun sequence genome contains a region encoding:
- the LOC144490701 gene encoding nucleolar protein 9-like — MVVLKLKGRFTQLACDRHGSRVLDQIWGSVPLRMKQIIAEELASREKELWSDPFGHHIARNLALTHFLKRRREWDEHQAAESKRRKMFAELLED, encoded by the exons GGTCGGTTCACGCAGCTGGCCTGTGACCGTCACGGCAGTCGGGTGCTCGACCAGATCTGGGGCTCGGTGCCCCTCCGGATGAAACAGATCATTGCCGAAGAACTTG CCAGCAGAGAGAAGGAGCTGTGGAGCGACCCCTTCGGTCATCACATCGCGCGGAACCTGGCCCTCACGCACTTCCTCAAGCGCCGGCGCGAGTGGGACGAACACCAGGCGGCTGAGAGCAAACGGCGGAAGATGTTTGCCGAGCTGCTGGAGGACTGA